The Chryseobacterium suipulveris genome window below encodes:
- a CDS encoding nucleoside permease: protein MNLKLRLTVLSFLQFFVWGAWLITIGVYWFGTKQWGGEEFGKVFATLGIASIIMPALTGIIADRWMNAERLYGILHILYGITLFFIPQMTTPDSFFWVMLIAMLFYMPTISLSNSIAYYILKNNSYDVVKEFPPIRVWGTIGFIAAMWLTNLSGNKDSGNQFIIAAVFAIILGIYAFTLPKCPPQNLIPKDASLSEKLGLNAFSLFKDYKMALFFFFSMFLGAALQLTNMYGDVFLSDFGKIPEYAESFVVKRSTIIMSISQISETLFILAIPFFLKRYGIKNVMLISMFAWVLRFGLFAFGVPVGFGLGLIILSCIVYGMAFDFFNISGSLFVETTTDYKIRSSAQGLFMMMTNGFGAIMGSLVSGWLIQKYFTLPNGDKMWHEIWLVFAAYAFVIAVLFAIMFKHKHNPEELGEIKH, encoded by the coding sequence ATGAATCTAAAACTACGGCTTACCGTGTTATCGTTCCTGCAGTTTTTCGTGTGGGGAGCGTGGCTCATTACCATCGGTGTATATTGGTTCGGAACCAAACAGTGGGGAGGTGAGGAATTCGGGAAAGTATTTGCGACACTGGGAATCGCATCGATCATTATGCCTGCTTTGACGGGGATTATTGCAGACCGTTGGATGAATGCGGAACGACTCTACGGAATCCTGCACATCCTATACGGAATCACCTTATTTTTCATTCCGCAGATGACGACTCCCGACAGTTTCTTTTGGGTAATGCTCATTGCGATGCTGTTTTATATGCCGACAATTTCTTTGTCCAACTCCATTGCGTATTATATTCTGAAAAATAATAGTTATGATGTAGTGAAGGAATTCCCTCCGATCAGAGTGTGGGGAACCATCGGATTTATCGCCGCAATGTGGCTTACCAATCTTTCAGGGAACAAGGATTCTGGAAATCAGTTTATTATCGCGGCAGTTTTTGCCATTATTTTGGGAATTTACGCATTTACTTTGCCAAAATGTCCGCCGCAAAACCTTATTCCAAAAGATGCCTCACTTTCAGAAAAATTAGGACTGAACGCATTTTCCCTGTTTAAGGATTACAAGATGGCGCTTTTCTTTTTCTTCTCAATGTTTTTGGGAGCTGCGCTTCAGCTGACGAATATGTACGGTGACGTTTTCCTTTCCGATTTCGGGAAAATCCCTGAATATGCAGAAAGCTTCGTGGTAAAACGCTCGACGATCATTATGTCGATTTCGCAGATTTCGGAAACGCTTTTCATTCTTGCAATTCCTTTCTTTTTGAAGAGGTACGGAATCAAAAATGTGATGCTGATCTCCATGTTTGCTTGGGTTCTACGTTTCGGGCTTTTTGCTTTCGGAGTTCCTGTAGGATTCGGTTTGGGACTGATTATCCTTTCCTGTATTGTTTACGGGATGGCTTTTGATTTCTTCAATATTTCAGGTTCGCTTTTCGTGGAAACGACTACCGACTACAAAATCCGTTCTTCTGCACAAGGATTGTTTATGATGATGACCAACGGTTTTGGCGCAATCATGGGAAGTTTGGTGAGTGGTTGGCTGATCCAGAAATATTTCACGCTTCCGAACGGCGACAAGATGTGGCACGAAATCTGGCTCGTTTTTGCAGCGTATGCTTTTGTGATTGCAGTTCTGTTTGCCATCATGTTCAAACACAAACACAATCCCGAAGAACTGGGCGAGATCAAACATTAA
- a CDS encoding acetyl-CoA C-acyltransferase has protein sequence MKEVFIVSAARTPMGSFMGSLSTVPAPKLGSAAIKGALSKINLDPNLVQEVYMGNVLQAGEGQAPARQAALGAGLSNEVPATTVNKVCASGMKSVMLAANSIKAGDQEIVVAGGMENMSQVPHYYNARNATKLGDVKMQDGMVLDGLTDVYNKVHMGVCAEKCASKYEITREDQDNFAIESYKRSAKAWSEGKFKDEVVPVEIPQRKGDPVIFAEDEEYKSVNFDRIGTLPTVFQKENGTVTAANASTLNDGASALVLMSKEKMEELGLKPLAKIVSYADAAHEPEWFTTAPSKALPIALKKAGLEVSDIDFFEFNEAFSVVGLANNKILGLDSNKVNVNGGAVSLGHPLGSSGSRIIVTLINVLKQNNGKYGAAAICNGGGGASAIVIENIS, from the coding sequence ATGAAAGAAGTATTCATCGTATCCGCAGCAAGAACACCAATGGGAAGTTTTATGGGAAGTCTGTCAACAGTTCCTGCACCGAAATTGGGTTCTGCAGCGATCAAAGGCGCGTTAAGTAAAATCAACCTCGATCCGAATCTGGTTCAGGAAGTGTATATGGGAAATGTTTTGCAGGCAGGAGAAGGTCAAGCTCCCGCTCGTCAAGCTGCATTGGGAGCAGGTTTGTCTAATGAAGTTCCTGCAACGACCGTGAACAAAGTGTGCGCGTCGGGAATGAAATCGGTGATGCTGGCTGCAAACTCCATCAAAGCAGGCGACCAAGAAATCGTGGTTGCAGGGGGAATGGAAAATATGTCGCAGGTTCCGCATTACTACAACGCAAGAAACGCAACAAAACTGGGCGACGTAAAAATGCAGGACGGAATGGTTCTCGACGGATTAACCGATGTTTACAACAAAGTACACATGGGAGTGTGCGCAGAGAAATGTGCTTCCAAATACGAAATCACAAGAGAAGACCAGGACAATTTTGCCATCGAATCCTACAAACGTTCGGCAAAAGCTTGGAGCGAGGGAAAATTCAAAGATGAGGTAGTTCCCGTGGAAATCCCCCAAAGAAAAGGCGATCCAGTTATTTTTGCCGAAGACGAGGAATACAAATCCGTAAACTTCGACAGAATCGGAACTTTGCCGACGGTTTTCCAAAAAGAAAACGGAACGGTTACGGCTGCAAATGCTTCAACTTTAAACGACGGAGCTTCTGCATTAGTTTTAATGTCTAAAGAAAAAATGGAGGAACTCGGGCTGAAACCTTTAGCAAAAATCGTTTCCTACGCAGACGCGGCGCATGAACCGGAATGGTTTACCACCGCTCCTTCGAAAGCACTTCCGATCGCTCTGAAAAAGGCAGGACTGGAAGTTTCCGATATTGACTTCTTCGAGTTCAACGAAGCGTTTTCTGTAGTGGGATTGGCCAACAACAAAATCTTAGGATTGGATTCAAATAAAGTAAACGTCAACGGTGGAGCGGTTTCTCTGGGACATCCGCTCGGAAGTTCAGGTTCCAGAATCATCGTCACTTTAATCAATGTCCTCAAACAAAACAACGGAAAATACGGTGCTGCCGCAATCTGCAACGGTGGAGGCGGAGCGAGCGCGATCGTGATCGAGAACATCTCTTAA
- a CDS encoding four helix bundle protein: MATVRRFEDLEIWQNARKLCKQIFIQSKKSNFNNDFRFRNQIFSSSGSVMDNIAEGFERDGSNEFKQFISVAKGSCGETRSQLYRAMDFEYLEEDDAEKLIEEYQL; the protein is encoded by the coding sequence ATGGCAACGGTTAGAAGATTTGAGGATCTAGAAATTTGGCAAAATGCAAGGAAACTTTGCAAACAAATTTTTATTCAATCTAAGAAAAGCAATTTCAACAATGATTTTCGATTTAGGAATCAAATTTTTTCATCTTCGGGTTCCGTAATGGATAATATTGCAGAGGGATTTGAGCGTGACGGAAGCAATGAGTTCAAACAGTTTATTTCCGTTGCTAAAGGATCTTGTGGAGAAACTCGGTCACAACTTTATAGAGCAATGGATTTTGAATATTTAGAAGAAGACGATGCGGAAAAATTGATTGAAGAATATCAATTGTAG
- a CDS encoding MFS transporter, translating into METNIKNNPKIMKAWALYDWANSVYSLVITSTIFPIYYSILTTASEKKEYVQETGQWITVPVRHLIKIFGKEYQPDAIYGYSLTISFLIVVLLSPILSSLADTIGNKKSFLQFFCYLGATSCMGLAMFTGMQNVFLGLLFSITASVGFWGSLVFYNSFLPDIATPDKQDALSAKGYVYGYIGSVILVIICLVLIQVLAKDAEQAKMYTRISFLLTGAWWFGFSQYTFKHLPQFGNVKDQLPKDLVLLNYKNIFQKHEEQGGFWEVLKDNIAFYIDITKQSFRELFKVGNKLFRDRNLKFFLSSFFFYSVGMQTIFLMATLFGKSEINMAQEKLIMTLLIIQIVAIIGAVIFSRLSRRIGNKNVISIAIILWIVACLSAYYLKPENPNVEYQFYGIAGIIGLVMGGLQAMSRSTYSKLLPEDGMDNTTYFSFYDVLEKIAIILGTFIFATMIEKYHNMRYSALSMSLFFFVGLVLIRFLKVKVMKDKDVI; encoded by the coding sequence ATGGAAACCAACATCAAGAACAACCCGAAAATCATGAAAGCGTGGGCGCTTTATGATTGGGCGAACTCTGTTTATTCACTGGTAATTACTTCAACGATTTTTCCGATTTATTACTCGATCCTTACGACGGCGTCGGAAAAGAAGGAATATGTGCAGGAAACAGGACAGTGGATTACCGTTCCAGTGCGGCATCTGATCAAGATTTTCGGGAAGGAATATCAACCTGATGCGATTTATGGGTATTCGCTTACGATTTCGTTTTTGATCGTGGTTTTGTTGTCGCCCATACTTTCGTCGTTGGCGGATACGATTGGGAACAAGAAGTCTTTCCTGCAGTTTTTCTGTTATCTCGGTGCGACTTCGTGTATGGGTTTGGCGATGTTTACGGGAATGCAGAATGTTTTCCTCGGATTGCTGTTCAGCATTACGGCGAGTGTCGGATTTTGGGGAAGTTTGGTTTTTTACAACTCGTTCCTGCCCGATATTGCAACTCCCGATAAACAGGACGCTTTGTCGGCGAAAGGGTATGTTTACGGCTATATCGGTTCGGTGATTTTGGTGATCATCTGTTTGGTGCTGATTCAGGTTTTGGCGAAAGATGCGGAACAGGCGAAAATGTACACCCGGATTTCGTTCCTTTTGACTGGGGCGTGGTGGTTCGGTTTTTCGCAATATACGTTTAAACATTTACCGCAATTTGGGAATGTTAAGGACCAGCTGCCGAAAGATTTGGTTCTTCTGAACTACAAAAATATTTTTCAGAAGCACGAAGAGCAGGGAGGTTTCTGGGAAGTTTTGAAAGACAATATCGCGTTCTATATCGACATTACAAAACAGAGTTTCCGTGAACTGTTTAAGGTGGGAAACAAGCTTTTCCGAGACCGAAACCTAAAGTTCTTCCTCTCGAGTTTTTTCTTCTACAGTGTAGGAATGCAGACCATTTTCCTGATGGCGACGCTTTTCGGTAAGAGTGAAATCAATATGGCGCAGGAAAAACTGATAATGACACTTTTGATTATCCAGATTGTGGCGATTATTGGTGCGGTAATTTTCTCTCGTCTGTCGAGAAGGATTGGAAACAAAAATGTGATTTCCATCGCGATTATTTTGTGGATTGTCGCTTGTCTTTCAGCATATTATCTAAAGCCAGAAAATCCAAACGTTGAATATCAATTTTATGGAATCGCGGGCATCATCGGTTTGGTAATGGGCGGTTTGCAGGCAATGTCGCGCTCGACTTATTCCAAGCTTTTACCTGAAGACGGGATGGACAATACCACCTATTTCAGTTTCTACGATGTCTTGGAAAAAATTGCCATTATCTTAGGAACCTTCATTTTTGCCACGATGATTGAGAAATACCACAATATGCGTTATTCGGCACTCTCGATGTCGCTGTTTTTCTTCGTCGGATTGGTGCTGATCAGGTTTTTGAAGGTGAAGGTGATGAAAGATAAAGATGTGATTTAG
- a CDS encoding mevalonate kinase family protein, whose protein sequence is MTNPLFYAKILLFGEYGIIEDSQGLTLPYSFYKGTLKFSDLQDEFEKNSNSSLQKYADYLKEIKVEDQFKLNISKFQKDIQKGLFFDSNIPQGYGVGSSGALVAAIFEKYSVNKFNPESISKDQLKNLKKVFGQMESFFHGKSSGIDPLICYMNLPILIENKENVDKVSIPESQEGKGAIFLIDSGMTGETGPMVQIFFEKMKTEGFRKTLKEEFIRYNNACIDAFLKKEMNPLFKNLKNLSVWAYEHFKPMIPESIYKVWKKGIDTNAYYLKLCGSGGGGYILGFTKDYSKAEKMLEGFNKEVIYRF, encoded by the coding sequence ATGACCAATCCTTTATTTTACGCAAAAATCCTGCTGTTCGGCGAGTACGGAATCATTGAAGATTCCCAAGGTTTGACGTTGCCCTACAGCTTCTATAAAGGAACTTTGAAGTTTTCCGACCTTCAGGACGAGTTCGAGAAAAACTCGAATTCTTCTCTTCAGAAATATGCTGATTATTTGAAAGAGATTAAAGTTGAAGACCAGTTCAAACTCAATATTTCCAAATTTCAGAAAGATATCCAGAAAGGACTGTTCTTCGATTCCAATATTCCGCAAGGTTATGGAGTGGGAAGTTCTGGAGCTTTGGTTGCTGCGATTTTTGAGAAGTATTCCGTAAATAAATTCAATCCCGAAAGCATTTCAAAAGATCAGCTGAAAAACCTGAAAAAAGTTTTTGGTCAAATGGAGAGCTTCTTCCACGGGAAAAGTTCGGGTATCGATCCGCTGATTTGCTATATGAATCTTCCGATCCTCATTGAAAACAAAGAGAATGTCGATAAAGTTTCCATCCCCGAAAGTCAGGAAGGAAAGGGTGCGATATTCCTCATCGATTCCGGAATGACGGGCGAAACGGGACCGATGGTTCAGATCTTCTTCGAAAAAATGAAAACCGAAGGTTTCAGAAAGACGTTGAAGGAAGAGTTCATTCGTTACAACAATGCATGTATCGATGCGTTCCTGAAAAAAGAAATGAACCCGCTTTTCAAAAATCTGAAAAACCTTTCAGTTTGGGCGTATGAACATTTCAAACCGATGATTCCGGAAAGCATTTATAAAGTGTGGAAAAAAGGAATCGATACCAACGCTTATTACCTAAAACTCTGCGGAAGCGGCGGTGGCGGTTATATTTTGGGCTTCACCAAAGATTACAGCAAGGCCGAAAAAATGCTGGAAGGTTTCAATAAAGAGGTGATTTACAGATTCTAA
- a CDS encoding UbiA family prenyltransferase, with the protein MFYRISQIVGFLLGARVFVTLLLTFALYVSTFFLFNQEESIRNFVFDFKVHGIIFCTVLSILAGGIINQFYDREKDQLTKPFRTRLQSFLKQKYFLYVYLLLNLFSLTIAFLISPRVFVFFLVYQFLMWFYSHKLSKILIINNLTFVSLTLYPFFGMLVYYQTFSMKVFLMAVYIFLMLLIIDIIKDTLTKNADKVFGYFTIPNTFSAKTTKSVIVFLLVSAQFISALIIARKGLHGIMTWYFALSIFVQILSVYLVLNKTKNSKFINLNILRIWILIGIFAMLANGVYLKYF; encoded by the coding sequence ATTTTTTACAGAATTTCGCAGATCGTTGGTTTCCTTTTGGGAGCAAGGGTTTTCGTGACTTTGCTGTTGACATTCGCACTCTACGTTTCCACATTTTTTCTTTTTAACCAGGAGGAGAGCATCCGAAATTTCGTTTTCGATTTCAAGGTTCACGGGATCATTTTCTGCACCGTGCTCAGTATTTTGGCGGGCGGAATCATAAACCAGTTTTACGACAGAGAAAAAGACCAGTTGACGAAACCTTTCCGAACCCGGCTGCAAAGTTTCCTCAAACAGAAGTATTTTCTGTATGTCTATTTATTGTTGAATCTGTTTTCGCTCACCATCGCATTTCTGATTTCGCCGCGAGTTTTCGTATTCTTCTTAGTTTATCAGTTTCTAATGTGGTTTTACAGTCACAAACTGAGTAAAATCTTAATCATCAATAACTTAACTTTTGTCAGTTTAACTTTGTATCCGTTTTTCGGGATGTTGGTTTATTACCAAACGTTTTCGATGAAGGTATTTCTGATGGCGGTTTACATTTTCCTGATGCTTTTGATTATCGACATCATTAAAGATACCTTAACCAAAAACGCCGACAAAGTTTTCGGCTATTTCACGATTCCCAACACTTTTTCTGCGAAAACTACGAAATCCGTGATCGTATTTCTGCTCGTTTCCGCACAGTTCATTTCGGCGCTGATCATCGCCAGAAAGGGACTTCACGGAATTATGACGTGGTATTTTGCACTCAGTATTTTCGTGCAGATTCTATCTGTTTATCTGGTTTTAAACAAAACGAAAAACTCAAAATTCATCAACCTCAATATATTGCGGATATGGATTCTGATTGGGATTTTCGCAATGTTGGCGAATGGGGTTTATTTGAAGTATTTTTAA
- a CDS encoding pseudouridine synthase, translating to MSRDRNSNDKPRRPRISSSRPARPSAGSSRPASPRTRKSEDSEEKKPSKSAREPRLFSPSEAKSFEKSFERTTRKPTGKRTGKSFDTRDKYEKGDRKFGPKKPFNKFSEKDEDRAKSFVQRRRLNKIDKDLHKDTIRLNKYIANSGICSRREADELITQGLVQVNGAVVTEMGYQVQKTDRVVFDGQKITPEKPVYVLLNKPKGYISTTKDEKARKTVMDLVANASPYRLFPVGRLDRTTTGVILLTNDGHLTKKLTHPSFNMKKIYHVTLDRKLDRADLNAIAEGIRLEEGVAEVDSISYIDGKPKNEVGIEIHIGWNRVVRRIFQKLGYEVEALDRVMFAGLTKKNVKRGHWRILTELEVNNLKMLS from the coding sequence ATGAGCAGAGACCGAAACAGCAACGATAAACCGAGAAGACCGCGAATTTCTTCTTCAAGACCAGCAAGACCTTCTGCAGGAAGTTCAAGACCAGCGTCTCCGCGAACCAGAAAGTCTGAAGATTCTGAGGAAAAAAAGCCATCGAAATCGGCAAGAGAACCAAGATTGTTTTCGCCATCAGAAGCTAAATCTTTTGAAAAATCATTTGAAAGAACGACAAGAAAACCAACAGGGAAGAGAACAGGAAAATCTTTCGATACCCGCGACAAATACGAGAAAGGCGATAGAAAATTCGGTCCGAAAAAACCATTCAATAAATTTAGCGAAAAAGACGAGGATCGTGCGAAATCGTTTGTACAGCGAAGAAGGTTGAACAAAATCGACAAAGATCTGCACAAAGACACCATCCGTCTCAACAAATATATCGCCAACTCAGGAATCTGCTCAAGAAGAGAAGCCGACGAACTGATAACTCAGGGATTGGTGCAGGTGAATGGAGCAGTGGTGACGGAAATGGGTTACCAAGTTCAGAAAACCGACAGAGTAGTTTTCGATGGACAGAAGATTACGCCTGAAAAACCTGTCTATGTTTTACTAAATAAACCAAAAGGTTACATCTCGACCACCAAAGATGAGAAAGCCAGAAAAACCGTGATGGATCTGGTTGCAAACGCTTCGCCGTACCGACTTTTTCCTGTGGGAAGATTGGACCGCACAACAACGGGAGTGATTCTCTTGACCAACGACGGACATTTGACCAAAAAACTGACGCACCCTTCATTTAATATGAAGAAGATCTATCACGTAACTTTAGACAGAAAACTTGACAGAGCCGATTTAAACGCAATTGCGGAAGGAATCCGTTTGGAAGAAGGTGTTGCCGAAGTTGACAGTATTTCCTATATCGACGGAAAACCAAAAAATGAAGTCGGCATCGAAATCCACATCGGTTGGAACAGGGTAGTGCGCAGAATTTTCCAGAAACTCGGCTACGAAGTGGAAGCACTCGACAGAGTAATGTTTGCAGGATTGACCAAGAAAAATGTGAAACGCGGACACTGGAGAATCCTCACTGAGCTTGAAGTGAATAACCTGAAGATGCTTTCGTAG
- a CDS encoding helix-turn-helix domain-containing protein, with amino-acid sequence MEHLFSIHQKRAADFSENFSDELYHIFLFEGKGKITIDFAEYHFEGKTILFTAPYQNISFSTKKNFEIQMLSFHGDYYCIEYHKKEVACNGLLFNNIYLFPHFGLADETFDEIAEIFNKIQNTNPSEEFSNAVLRSYLQLILALSSKTKNQILKEHNQEVEDLEELKTFQNLVEQHFLNEKSPAFYAGLMHISPNTLSKKIKKEFHKTPSQIIQERVVLEAKKKIHLTRKSIKEIAAEMNFEDEYYFSKYFKKNTGISPKQFRDDVGISVVADL; translated from the coding sequence ATGGAACATCTTTTCTCTATCCACCAAAAAAGAGCGGCTGATTTCTCCGAAAATTTCAGCGACGAGCTGTACCATATTTTCCTTTTTGAAGGAAAGGGAAAGATCACCATCGATTTCGCGGAATACCATTTTGAGGGAAAAACCATCCTTTTTACCGCACCTTATCAGAACATCAGTTTTTCGACAAAGAAGAATTTCGAGATTCAAATGCTCAGTTTCCACGGTGATTATTACTGTATCGAATACCATAAAAAAGAAGTCGCCTGCAACGGATTGCTGTTCAACAACATTTATCTTTTCCCGCATTTCGGGTTAGCTGATGAAACTTTTGACGAAATCGCCGAAATCTTTAACAAAATACAGAACACCAATCCTTCCGAAGAATTTTCGAACGCGGTGCTCAGATCCTATCTCCAGCTCATTCTCGCGCTTTCAAGTAAGACGAAGAACCAAATTCTAAAGGAGCACAATCAGGAAGTCGAAGATTTAGAGGAGTTAAAAACCTTTCAGAATCTGGTGGAACAGCATTTTCTCAACGAGAAAAGTCCAGCTTTTTATGCTGGTTTGATGCATATCTCACCGAATACTTTAAGCAAGAAAATCAAAAAGGAATTCCATAAAACTCCATCGCAGATCATTCAGGAACGGGTGGTTTTGGAGGCCAAGAAGAAAATTCATCTCACCCGAAAATCCATCAAGGAAATTGCGGCAGAAATGAATTTTGAGGACGAATACTACTTCAGCAAATACTTCAAAAAAAATACGGGAATTTCTCCGAAGCAGTTTCGGGACGATGTGGGGATCTCGGTTGTGGCGGATTTGTAA
- a CDS encoding RNA polymerase sigma factor: MAALEKEFLQKIEKHKGVIFKISKMYMDNFDDQKDLFQEIIFQAWKAFPSFEGRSAFSTWLYRVALNTAIIFLKSEKKRSFIQNSEVGDFRIKNEDYNDEEEQKLKIMYDAIHRLNAIDKALIFYYLENYSGKEMAEQLGISEVNARVKLNRAKEKLKLLIGNS; the protein is encoded by the coding sequence ATGGCTGCGCTCGAAAAGGAATTTCTGCAAAAAATAGAAAAACACAAAGGAGTGATCTTCAAAATTTCCAAAATGTATATGGACAATTTTGATGATCAGAAAGACCTTTTCCAGGAGATTATTTTTCAGGCGTGGAAAGCGTTCCCAAGTTTTGAGGGAAGAAGTGCATTTTCAACCTGGCTTTATCGGGTGGCGTTGAACACCGCAATTATTTTCCTGAAATCTGAAAAGAAAAGGAGTTTCATCCAAAATTCGGAGGTCGGTGATTTCAGGATTAAAAATGAAGATTACAATGATGAGGAGGAGCAGAAACTGAAAATAATGTACGACGCGATCCACCGGCTGAACGCAATCGACAAAGCGCTGATTTTCTACTATCTCGAAAACTACTCGGGAAAGGAAATGGCGGAACAGCTCGGAATTTCGGAAGTCAATGCAAGAGTAAAGCTGAACCGTGCGAAGGAAAAACTGAAATTATTGATTGGAAATAGTTAG
- a CDS encoding TrpB-like pyridoxal phosphate-dependent enzyme: protein MKKKKFLLDEDQMPKKWYNIVADLPNKPLPPLHPGTKEPISPDMLSPLFPDELIKQEVSEERFIDIPEEVLEKYKIYRPSPLIRAFELEKALGTDCKIYYKYEGGSPSGSHKPNTAIPQAYYNAKAGVRKITTETGAGQWGTALSFACAQYGIECDVYMVKSSFNQKPYRKIMMNTFGANVFPSPSERTQAGRNFLAENPNSSGSLGMAISEAVEMAVQDEHTKYSLGSVLNHVLLHQTIIGEEALKQFEMAEDYPDVIVAPLGGGSNFAGIAFPFLREKLQGNKEVRCVAVEPSSCPKLTKGKFMYDFGDTQGYTPLLPMFTLGHNFEPASIHAGGLRYHGASVLCSQLLKDGIIEANAIPQIECFEAGSLFAKYEGIIPAPESNHAIAQVLREVELAKKEGTTKTILFNLSGHGFVDMMAYSDYQNGNLEEHKLTKEEIENSISKIKNLQPQEVAIT, encoded by the coding sequence ATGAAAAAGAAAAAGTTTCTTCTCGACGAAGATCAGATGCCAAAAAAATGGTATAATATCGTGGCAGATCTTCCCAACAAACCACTGCCACCACTCCACCCAGGAACCAAGGAACCGATTAGTCCCGATATGCTTTCACCACTTTTTCCAGATGAGTTGATCAAGCAGGAAGTTTCTGAGGAAAGGTTTATCGATATTCCCGAAGAAGTTCTCGAAAAGTACAAAATCTACAGACCTTCGCCATTAATCAGAGCATTTGAACTGGAAAAAGCATTGGGAACCGACTGTAAAATTTACTACAAATACGAAGGCGGAAGTCCGAGCGGATCGCACAAACCGAATACCGCGATTCCGCAAGCTTACTACAATGCAAAAGCTGGGGTGAGAAAAATAACTACTGAAACTGGAGCTGGACAATGGGGAACCGCACTGAGTTTCGCTTGCGCACAGTACGGAATCGAATGCGATGTGTATATGGTAAAATCGAGTTTTAACCAGAAACCTTACCGCAAAATAATGATGAATACTTTCGGGGCAAATGTTTTTCCATCACCCAGCGAAAGAACTCAGGCGGGAAGGAATTTCTTAGCTGAAAACCCCAACAGCAGCGGAAGTTTGGGAATGGCAATTTCGGAAGCGGTCGAAATGGCGGTGCAGGATGAACACACCAAATATTCTTTAGGATCGGTTCTGAATCACGTTTTGCTTCATCAAACGATTATTGGAGAAGAAGCTTTGAAACAGTTTGAAATGGCAGAAGATTATCCCGATGTAATTGTGGCTCCATTAGGAGGCGGCTCAAATTTCGCAGGAATTGCGTTTCCTTTTCTGAGGGAAAAACTTCAGGGAAATAAAGAAGTGCGTTGTGTTGCGGTCGAACCTTCTTCTTGTCCAAAACTCACAAAAGGAAAATTTATGTACGATTTTGGCGATACTCAAGGTTATACCCCTCTTTTGCCGATGTTTACTTTGGGGCATAATTTCGAGCCCGCTTCCATTCACGCAGGAGGTTTGCGTTACCACGGCGCAAGTGTTTTGTGCTCGCAACTTCTGAAAGACGGAATTATCGAAGCCAACGCAATTCCTCAAATTGAATGTTTCGAGGCCGGAAGTCTGTTCGCAAAATATGAGGGAATTATTCCCGCTCCTGAAAGCAATCACGCCATCGCACAGGTTTTGCGTGAAGTGGAACTCGCAAAAAAGGAAGGAACTACCAAAACAATTCTCTTTAATCTAAGCGGTCACGGTTTTGTGGATATGATGGCGTATTCGGATTATCAAAATGGAAATTTAGAAGAACATAAGTTGACCAAAGAAGAAATTGAAAACAGTATTTCTAAAATCAAAAATCTTCAACCACAAGAAGTTGCAATCACGTAA